One Vicinamibacterales bacterium genomic window, CAGGACCTGCTGTTCAGGCTCAACACCATCGAGATCCGGCTGCCCCCGCTGCGGGACCGCCGCGAGGACCTGCCGCTGCTCGCGCAGCACTTCCTGCGGCAGCACGCGCAGCGGTATCGCAAGCGGCTCACCGGCTTCGAGAGCGGTGCGATGCAGATGCTGCTCGAGCACAGCTGGCCCGGCAACGTCCGGGAGCTCGATCACGCGGTCGAGCGCTCCGTTCTCATGGCGGCCGGCCCGCTGGTCAAGCCCATCGATCTCGGCCTGCGCACCGCCAAGGACGGCGGGGGGCGGCTCGAGGACATGAGCCTGGAAGACGTCGAGTGCTTCCTGATCAAGAAGGCGATGACCCGGTTCGACGGCAACGTGAGTCAGGCCGCCAAGGCGCTGGGGTTGAGCCGTTCGGCCCTTTACCGGCGACTTCAGCGCTACGGGTTGTAACGCCGCCGCTACAATTACCCTTCGTGCCCCCTTCGAGGCCGCGCGAGCCGCGACTCAGCCACGACCGCCGCATCCTGCTGATGGCGTTCGCCTCGGCGCTGCCCGGGGCGCTCATCTCGCTGGTGTTCCTCTGGTTCACCGGCGATTTCACACCCAAGGTCCAGTGGACCCTCACGGTCGTCATCCTGGCCTTCTGCCTCGGGTTCGCCTTCGCCCTGCGCGAACGCGTCGTCCTGCCGCTGCAGACCCTGTCGAACCTCCTCGCCGCGCTCGGTGAGGGAGACTTTTCCATCCGCGCCCGCGGCGCGCGCGGCGGCGACCCGCTCGGCGAAGTGATGATCGAGGTCAACACCCTGGTCGAGACGCTGCGCCACCAGCGGCTCGACGCCCTGGAAGCGACGACGCTGCTGCGCAAGGTGATGGCGGAGATCGACGTGGCGGTGTTCACGTTCGACGAGGAACGCGAGCTGAAGTTCGTCAACCGCGCCGGCGCGCGGCTCCTGGCCCAGCCTGCCGAGCGGACGCTCGGGCGGCGCGCCGACGAACTGGGGCTCGAGGACTGCCTGACCGGCGAAGCGCCGCGCGTGATCAACACCGCGTTCCCCGGCGGCGTCGGCCGCTGGGAGATCCGCCGCAGCTCCTTCCGCCAGGGCGGGCGGCCGCACGAGCTGCTGGTGCTGTCCGACCTGAGCCAGCCGCTGCGCGAAGAGGAACGCCAGGCGTTCCAGCGCCTGATCCGCGTCATCGGGCACGAGATGAACAACTCGCTCGCGCCGATCAAGTCGATCGCCGGCAGCCTGGCGACGATTACCGAGCGCGAGCCGCTGCCGTCGGACTGGCGCGAGGACGTCCAGCGCGGCCTCAGCGTCATTGCGTCCCGGTCGGAGTCGCTGAGCCGGTTCATGAGCGCCTACGCGCGGCTGGCGAAGCTGCCGCCGCCCAAGCTCGCGCCGCTCGACGTCAGCGCCGTCGTCGATCGCGTCGTCACGCTCGAGAAGGGGCACAATATCCAGATCGCCGGCGGACCGCGGCTGACGATTCAGGGGGACAGCGATCAGCTCGAGCAGTTGCTGATCAATCTCCTCAGGAACGCGGTGGATGCCGTCCGCGAGACGGGCGGCGGCGTGCGGGTGGGGTGGCAGCGTCTGCCGGGATCGTCGCCGCCGGGCATGGAGTTGTGGGTCGAGGACGAAGGGCCCGGCCTGTCGAATACCGGGAACCTGTTCGTGCCGTTCTTCACGACGAAGCCGGGCGGGTCCGGCATCGGGCTAGTGCTGAGCCGCCAGATCGCGGAAGCGCACGGCGGTTCGCTGATGCTGGAGAATCGGGACGATCGCAGCGGGTGCCGGGCCAGCCTGCGCCTGCCGCTGCAGCCTGCCGCGCCGGCGAGACTCGAAGCCGCGGGATGACTGCTTCATGAGTGACGACCGCACGAGACCGATTCTTCCGGGGACCGCCGCGAGCGATTACGAGCGCTACCTGCGCACCGAGGAGCTGCTGTCGCTGCAGAAGACGCGCGACGAGGTCGTGCATCGCGACGAGCACCTGTTCCAGACCGTCCATCAATCGTCGGAACTGTGGCTGAAGCTGGCATGTCTCGAGATCGACGAGGCGGCAGCGCTGATCGCCGCCGGCAGCCCGGCGGGCGCGACGCGGCTGCTGCGCCGCGCGTGCGACTGCATGTCGCTCGTCACCTCGCAGCTGCACATGCTCGATCATCTCTCGCCGGCGGACTACGCGGTGGTCCGCACCGCGCTCGGGCATGGCGCCGGGTTCGATTCTCCGGGCTTCCGGCAGGTGCATCGCGTATCCCCGCCGCTCGGAGAGGCCTTCGAGGCGCTGCTGGCCCGCCGCGGGGTCACGCTGCTGGATGTCTACACGCGCGGATACGAGCTCGATGATCTGTATCAGCTCGCAGAACAGTTGACGACCTGGGACGAGCGCGTGATTCTGTGGCGCTTCCACCATCTGAAGGTCGTCGAGCGGATCATCGGCGGGCACGTCATCGGCACGCAGGGAACGCCGGTGGAGGTGCTGGGGAAGCGGGTCGACGTTCGCTTCTTCCCGGCGTTGTGGGCGGTGCGCGACGAGATGACGAGGGGAAGCTCAGACGAAGCTGAGACGTGATACCGCCCCAGTCCCAAGGCCGGGAATTGACGCGGCGCTCAGCGAGCGCCGCGTCGCGCCTTTACCGGCCGCGGCCGAGCGCCTCGTCGGACCACAGCACGTGGGTGATGACCTTGTTGCCGTGGCCGAAATCGAGTTCGAAGGTCTGCGACCGCCCGTCGCGCGTCGAGCTGACCAGGCGTCCCCACTGTCCCGGCCCCTCGATATCGAGATCGCGGAACGCACCCGGCGCCGATGACGGCAGCAGCGCGCCGACGGTGGTGGTGCTGTCGAGGTGCGCGTAGATGGACTCGAGCTGGTTGTAGTCGTGGTTGTTGGGGTGCTGGTTGGTGGACGGATCGCTCGTATAGTCCATGCACGTGCCGAGATTCGGGTTGTCGAAATTCTCGTCCTGGTGCGCCAGGCCCAGGTTGTGCCCGACTTCCTGGCAGCTCACCAGATTGCGCCACGCGGTCGTGTTGTAGCGGGCGGTGTTGAAATACGTGTCGTTCAGCTTGGTGACGCCCTGCGTGATGTGCCCGCCGGAGGCCCAGATCTGCGCGATGCCGAGCCAGCCGTTGTTGCCGTAGGTGCTGTTGCACACCTCGACGCGGCCGGAGGTCGGCCGGCAGTTCTTCGGGTTCGCGCTGCCCGCGACCTTCGTCAGGTTGAGCACCGTCGACTGGCTCCAGTCGGCGATCGTCGTATTGAGAATGGAATCCCACGCGGCGCCGACGTTGTCGCCGACCTTCAGCGTGAACGGATTGGCGGTTCGTGCCCAGTGGTACCCGCCCCAGGAATGATTCGCGGAAAGCGTGCCGGCGAAGAGAATGACTGCAGCTGCAGTGGCGGCAACGGAACAGGTCGCGCGTGCTTTCATCTTGGGTGCCTCCTCCACGACGTTCGCGCCAGGGAATGCGAACGCGGGAGGGCAGTATAAGCGGGACGGGCGGCGGGGCGAAGGACAATCCGCCCGTTGCAAAACTGTAAGAAAGCTCGTCTGTTAATCTGTAAAGGATTCTATGTGGCGTCGGTTGTTCGTGGGCCCTCCCGACTGGAGTCTCGTCTGGCTCGTCGTCCTTGTCGTCGCGGGTGTGGCATGGGCCGCCGCGCACCTGGCGCGGCGCTTCTCGGCGCGGGCGATGCGCAGCATCCTGCAGGACACGCTGACCACGGCCAGTCCGCTGGTGCGGGCGCCGCTCCGCTTGATCAGCGTCGGCACGTTCCTGCTCGTGTTCTTCGTGCTCATCTTCCCCGCCTTCGAGGCGGTGGAACTGCGGCCGCGCACCGGGCTGCCGCTGCGGACGCTCAGCGACTGGGCGTTCGAGTCCGGGCTCAAGATCGTCCTGGTGCTCATCTTCGCGTTCGCCGCCGTCCGGGTCGTGGCGGTCGGCGTGAAGCGCTTCGAGCACGACGTCAATTTCGGCACCGGCCTTGACGCCATCGAGCGCTCGAAGCGGGCGCGGACGCTCGGCAGCGTGCTGAGCAACATGACCACCTTCGTGGTGATCGTCGTTGCGGCGCTGATGATCCTGCGCGAGTTCGGCGTCGACATCAGTCCGGCGCTGACCGGCGCCGGCATCATCGGCGTCGCGCTCGGCTTCGGGGCGCAGACGCTGGTCCGCGACCTGATCGGCGGGTTCTTCCTGATTCTCGACAATCGCGTCCGCGTCGGCGACGTCGTCGCCATCAACAACATCGGCGGGCTCGTCGAGGACATCAACCTGCGCACCATCATCCTGCGCGACGAGGAAGGCACCGTCCACGTCGTCCCGAACGGCGCGATCACGACGCTCGCCAACCGCAGCATGAACTTCAGCTACTACGTGGTGAACCTCCCGCTGGCGTACGGCGAAGACACGGACCGCGCCGCCGCGACCGTCAAGACGGTCGCCGACGGACTGCAGCGTGACGACGCCTACACGCCGTTCATCCTGGAGCCGCTGGAAGTGATCGGCGTCGACGAGTTCGAG contains:
- a CDS encoding ATP-binding protein; translation: MPPSRPREPRLSHDRRILLMAFASALPGALISLVFLWFTGDFTPKVQWTLTVVILAFCLGFAFALRERVVLPLQTLSNLLAALGEGDFSIRARGARGGDPLGEVMIEVNTLVETLRHQRLDALEATTLLRKVMAEIDVAVFTFDEERELKFVNRAGARLLAQPAERTLGRRADELGLEDCLTGEAPRVINTAFPGGVGRWEIRRSSFRQGGRPHELLVLSDLSQPLREEERQAFQRLIRVIGHEMNNSLAPIKSIAGSLATITEREPLPSDWREDVQRGLSVIASRSESLSRFMSAYARLAKLPPPKLAPLDVSAVVDRVVTLEKGHNIQIAGGPRLTIQGDSDQLEQLLINLLRNAVDAVRETGGGVRVGWQRLPGSSPPGMELWVEDEGPGLSNTGNLFVPFFTTKPGGSGIGLVLSRQIAEAHGGSLMLENRDDRSGCRASLRLPLQPAAPARLEAAG
- a CDS encoding tryptophan 2,3-dioxygenase family protein, whose translation is MSDDRTRPILPGTAASDYERYLRTEELLSLQKTRDEVVHRDEHLFQTVHQSSELWLKLACLEIDEAAALIAAGSPAGATRLLRRACDCMSLVTSQLHMLDHLSPADYAVVRTALGHGAGFDSPGFRQVHRVSPPLGEAFEALLARRGVTLLDVYTRGYELDDLYQLAEQLTTWDERVILWRFHHLKVVERIIGGHVIGTQGTPVEVLGKRVDVRFFPALWAVRDEMTRGSSDEAET
- a CDS encoding mechanosensitive ion channel family protein → MWRRLFVGPPDWSLVWLVVLVVAGVAWAAAHLARRFSARAMRSILQDTLTTASPLVRAPLRLISVGTFLLVFFVLIFPAFEAVELRPRTGLPLRTLSDWAFESGLKIVLVLIFAFAAVRVVAVGVKRFEHDVNFGTGLDAIERSKRARTLGSVLSNMTTFVVIVVAALMILREFGVDISPALTGAGIIGVALGFGAQTLVRDLIGGFFLILDNRVRVGDVVAINNIGGLVEDINLRTIILRDEEGTVHVVPNGAITTLANRSMNFSYYVVNLPLAYGEDTDRAAATVKTVADGLQRDDAYTPFILEPLEVIGVDEFEPTAVRLKVRIKTAPLKQWFVGRELRRRVNRAFAEQGIEMFSPTRTVTLSSPNSQAPTAK